A stretch of DNA from Pyxicephalus adspersus chromosome 5, UCB_Pads_2.0, whole genome shotgun sequence:
ATTTACCTCCTATCCTTATAATGGAAGGGAAGGCATTACCCAGGCTTGACTGCCTGAATTCAAATACCATGTGCTTCTAATTCTACAAACTGACAACCTGAACGTTCTCTTGCGTTTAGGAGCATTTCACTTTTACCTGGTTTAGACGGCTGTTTGCCAAACAGCCTGTGTAGTCATCATGAGCAATGCTTCTATGTACAGTGTTATCCTCAGCCTCTTTTAGTTGGGCCCACCACCCGGCACTCTTGGGTGGTTACtggtgagttgggtcacaatacaggggctgccacccacccagcttaaaaaagatCTGGTTTACGCACTGATACTCTGTTGATATTATAACTGtcaagtacatttttaatgttgagTTATAATTCCTGGTTTCTTTTGCAGAATGAACTTACAACAGTGTACGACTTGGGCATCTCTATGGAGAATGTAATTTATACCAGTCCATGCAAGCAGGTTGCACAGATCAAGCATGCAGCCAAACTGGGAGTAAACATTATGACTTGTGATAATGAATCGGAATTGAAGAAAATTGCACGGAACCATCCTAGTGCCAAGTAAGTATCATGTTCATGAGTCTTTGTGATATTTTGTAAAAAGCACATGGATTGTGGAGCAGAAGTCACTTGGGTATTTTAGTAGCGTTTGCTGTGTCACTCATTACACATTGGTTTCCTGTTCTGGCATTCCTGACAGGATAGTGTGAAGTCATCTGACTATTAAACAATGCATCATGGGTTGGAGTATCTATTCCTGGTTGCACCTGTTTCCCCCATTCATTCAACAGAATAGCTGTATATAAAGTGACGAGAACatccttaatattttttttaaaaaagccaccAACAGCTATGTCTTAAATGTGAGATAAGTATATATGCCAACAGACTAAAATCaagtacatttttatcattatagcTGATTTGGGCAAAGTTAATGATGTGAAATCTTTGGTATTCCAATGCCCTAGTTGGTTTCCTCTTGAGTACTAAATTCTTTGGTTTAGAAGGACCTTTTGAAGCTGTAATCCCCAATGTTGGCTTTCTTCGACAGTTACTAGTCCTTTTGGTTTAAAAATTGGATATGTGTCTCACTAAAAAGGAAACTAAATAGTTTTGGTCTACGTTTTTTTATATGACAAGGGTATCGCTGGAGACTCCACAGCAGAACTGCTTTAAGCGAAATTGGTCTGATTGAACCTTTTATCAAACATGCCAAGAAAAGAAATGCAACAGGAATTTGGGTGTACAACGTAAACtgacaacttaaaaaaatataaaaggaactCTAAAGCCTCCGCTGTTGGCTCATCTGAAGGACTAAACTCTTGTCCAACAAGCTGGGGTTATCTTCCATTTAGCCCCTTTGCCctgattttcagctttaaaccaTTAATAGACTATGAAGTCATTTATCTCTGTAGCTGGTTGTCTAAAAGCTAGTGGAGTGAAAGTAAGAGGCTGCAGACTTTGTTAGGGATTGATCCAAGtacaaaatttgttttgcaaGCTCTTTACAATTACATACTTTCCTGTGCTTCATCAAATATTACAACatctataaaatgcatttttctactGAAGGTTTAAATTTCCGATTGGGCTTAacatattttttagcttttttttctttactgcacatagattttttttcaggacttTTAGAAGGAAGTGGGACTAACTTatcattgatttttatttacagcaacCACCCGTGGTTAAATACTAGAACTAAAAATGGCTCGCTGTAATTCCGCTTGTCCCACTCACAGCTCCCAATTTTGGGACCTAATTGCTAGTTTTCTTTCTATACAGGAATGTTTCTCACTAAGTTCTTGACTCTTCCAAGGATGGCACTCAAGCTGTGGCAACATACTTCTACAAAACAACATGTGCTGATGTAAACCAACCTGTGCCCCAATCATCTTCCCCTTCTCTTAGGCTATTGCTACATATTGCAACAGAAGGCATCTGCGGTGATGGAGAAATGAACATGGTGTTTGGCAGCACACTGAAGAACTGCAGACACCTCCTGGAATGTGCTAAGGAGTGCGGTGTGCAAGTCATTGGTGTGATGTAAGTTCTAAGCTGCCGGGGTGCAGCATATGTTGTGGATGTATTCTTGTTTCCAAATGCACCATCACCTGTAAAGTATGTGTCCTAAACtaaattcctaataaaatgaCTTGTCCTGGTGTAATGGAAATCTTTAGTCATTTTAAGAGCACCTTAGTGCAATAGGCACTTGTTTATAGGATCCCTCCCCCCAAATTGCAGCATTGGAAGTTTCAGTATACCTTCCTACCTATTACTGTTCATAGTGCTGTCTTTCTGCCCTGGATGTTGCTATGCATGTGTGACAAAGCCATTCTTTTGTCTCTGTGTATTTAACCTCATCTCTGGCTTTCCACATTTGTTTGGTTTGTAGATATACTtgaatttaaaaaggaatttgCTTAGGGTTTCCTTTAACAGAAAGGTGCCAACAAAACAATTAATGGTTTGCtgccattattttaaataacttaAGATACTATTGTTTCTAAATGGCAAATTTTACCATTCACAGGTTCCATGTTTCAAGCTCCACCAGAGACCCCCAAGCATACACCCATGCTTTATCAGATGCTCGTTGTGTCTTTGATATGGCCGTAAGTAATTGCTGGGCTTACTTGTGCAGTGAAAGGTAGAGACTGGCAGTATACATTCTGAAGTCAGATTTTTCAGGTTCTTTTTGAGCAGCTGAAAATTTAGACTACTGAGGAAGTCAACTTGTGCTGTTATATTGGTGAACACACTGATTTAAAGGATAGGTGTCATTTTGATAGATTTTCCCTCTATGTCCTGTACACTGATCTAACCTTACCAAACCCCTTCATTTACATGCCTAAAAGATGTGTAAAACACATTTCTTCTCTTCTGCCTGGCCAGTACAGTCCCATAGATTTCCTATAGAGCTTGTTGATCTGTCATTTCCCAAGCAGACAAAAGAAGTCAATACTGCGCAGGGGTGATCAGTAGGGATTTGTCAGGGAAATGCAAACAATCAGCAGAGTGCTTTGCTGTCAATCTCTGTAAGTAAAactgtacaaatattaaaacaggaAGGGTGCCCAGTGACAGCAAAtggtaaacccaaaacaaaaacaaaaaaaaaatcactcaccttCAATCCTGAAGATAGACTGATCTGGAGGTTTAAACTTCTATcaggtcctgtgtcatcctggtATGTGTCTTCGGCCCTGCGCAAAGGAAGTGCTCCGGACCGCTCCTCCCTgcatgcgtgatgacgtcggtgcgtgtgcgggaaattcaaattgaaacacattcattcattttgtattggattcaatacaaactcctgtattcaatccaatacaaaataattcaaataattactgAGTACAttactggtaaattcaaactgtcattttgtattggattgaatacaaactcccgtatccaatccaatacaaaaaataaaagtaaataccttggaaattcaaatttatattttgtatttgattggatacaaacttgcgtatccaatccaatacaaaataatataaaattaatacaaagtattaaaaaactggtaaattcaaacgctcattttgtattggattgaatacaaactccagtatccaatccaataaaaaaaataaaataaaagtaaatacattttttatattcatattatctactagaacccctgttcggacatatttctgtaagttacaggtctacaatttaaaaaaaaaaatttcatgaaaaacagtggatgacttttggtacagaaatctattGGTTAAAAGGGTTGTCCCCTCTTTTATGTAACATAAACAtactgagtttaggtaggctttaacctccccagcggtaaccttGAGTGTGTACCGAAAACagtgaaaaccaatagtaaataTATCGTTACCAGATCCACCGGCGTCCACCTTCGTCATTCCCAtcttctcgcttcctccggccggcctctttctgcatctgatgagtcacctgggagttcctggtgacatctGTGCAGCAGcgtgaatttcaaattattttgtattgcattcaatacaaacagtataatatattatgaatgtaattatttaaaatatatatatgtgtaatattttgacatgattttgtttcaaactttattatactggtACTATTatcttatactgtaaaatatattttcatgaaaaacaatgtaccgcttttagacatataaatccagacaaaaatgaaccacccaggaggttaaggacaCATTGGTGTTGGGAGGGATAGTTTAGTAAAAGTGCACTTGTTTTAtgtttcctaaaactgttttgtttaaGGCATGCCTCTGGTTATACATTAACATGCCATGTGCGGCACAGCTAAAGATTTAAGTAGACCTAGATCCTGCTGTCTTCTGCTATACAACAGATAGGAGCTCTGTTTTACTACAGAATATTCTGTTTTCTATGTTAAATTTCAAGGAGCCATAATAGTGTTCAAATTAGTTGAGTTGTGTCATTCATTGTTAATGTAGATGTACTATAGGGGCTCAGaaaactaatttttgtttttaggctgAATTTGGCTTTAAGATGAACTTGCTGAATATTGGAGGCTTTTCTGGGAATGAGTTTCAGTTGGAAGAGGTGAGTTGTGGAAGAGATACAGAATTTAAGCTTCCATATGAATTGTGTGGAGGGTGTAGTCAAGCATGAGCTAAGTGTCTGGAAACTTTTTTGTCTTGCAGCTTTATCATGCTGTCAGTCCTCTACTGAGTGCATACTTTCCTGAGGAATCTGGGATCAGAGTTATTGCAGAGCCTGGAAGCTATTACGTGTCATCTGCATTTACCCTGGCTGTAAACATCATTGCTAAGAAAGTAGTAGAGCATGAGCAGCATCTTTCTGGAGGTAATTTCCCATATTTAACGGTTTACTGTATGGAACCTTGTAATGTACAAATCCATGTATAGCATAAATAGGAGTATCATTATACAGTCAGGGCTCACAGGGAAAAGGTTTTGTTAAATTTGCATACAGAGGAAGTACACATGTGTAGCtcttgcattcttttttttaacattatctagtttaaaaaagaactcaaaactaaaaaagaactcaaaactaaaaaagaactcaaaactaaaaaagaactcaaaactaaaaaagaactcaaaactaaaaaagaactcAACAGCCTAAATATCTCCACTGCTGCAGAATATTTCCAGTACTTGTTTTTGCTgacagttattaatattaataagcaggatttatatagtgccaacatattacgcagcgctgtacattaagtagatTAAATGGTAGGGTGAAACAAGAGCCTGGTGTCAACTTGACCAGAATACAAGGTTCTGTTTCCTAGGCAAAGGATCACGGGGGGCTTCATTGGTGGAAACTGAAGTGTAACAGTACCTACAGGCTATACACCACGCAGGGACATAAAGTAGTAGTCACGTCTGAatagacttgtttttgtaatgttgaagacattgcATAGTTTTCCAAGGCACTTTATTCTACCTTACCTTCAACATtgcaaaaacaagtccagttgaatgtgtcTGGTACTACCTATTACAATGAttggataaatgagaacattAAGACATGTTCACTTTGAAGTCAGTAGCCCTAGTAACTGGTCACAAAAGTAAGTAATGATGAAGCACATGTATAACTTGATCGAATAACTCCACTTACCATACACTCCAGTGTTTGAGATGAATGTCTACCCTGCCAGAGTCCTGTACATTGTTCAGTCACCTGTGTCAGTTTATGATCATTTTCAGAAAGTTCTAATTTTGTTCGTATGCCCTACCTCAACATTAGGAAATACAGTGGTGTATGGGTTCactgtttaattattaaaaagacTTATTTGTAGTGACATTTTTCAGATTCGCTTTTTCAAGCAATTCAGCAGAATGtccacaataaaactttttttttaaaaaaaagcacaaaaatcagTTCTGCATGAACTCACACATTCGTGTAAGCGGGGTTCTATCAGGATGAGGGGCTTGAGAGAAGTGCTATTGTAGTCAAATGAAATTTCTATCTGTGcaatttgtcattttaattaGTAATGGTACAGATTGTCGCTTTTACATGCGTTTAGAGTTCATAATATATCGGAGTAACACCCTAAAAGATATTCTCCCTGAAGGacctctgtaataaaaaaaagtcagtaccTTCTGACACAGAACCTTCTGCCTGTCACCTATATAACTCCTGATGTTAACACTGGAGATCTCCTCCTGAACCTAAACTTTACCCTAGTCCCTTcagctgaaattattttttgtatgtgaaaTACAGGAATCCATTACCAGTCTGTCTGCAGTGCACATACTCCCAAGTTTTAGATTGCTCCAGTTCTACTGAAATTTCTGAAAATTCCACTGAAGTTGCTGTCACAGTACCTGTTCTGTTCTCCTTTACATTAGTGTCTTCCCCTCTGCAGCAATAAACAAGTTTGCTAAAGCTGAAACGTTCCCTTTCCTTATGTCTAGAGATGAGTGTTTATATAGATGCAGGTCCACAGACAgcttctataaataaaatgtttatctcTCTGCTTaaggcattttaatttttaactcttttaatactttttttttttttcttcaggaaaaCAGATCAGTACCAAGTcagcttttatttattgcttGAATGATGGAGTTTATGgttctttttcaagtaaattaTCAGAGAGCTTAAACACTGCCCCCATGGTGCACAAGGTAAGTAGCCATGTGGTCAGTTCTAGCCTGTGGATATCTTCAGTGGCATTTACTAAAACTTTAAGCCACATTCTACTTCCAGTCTGACAGTTTTAGTTATAAGTGCAGCTAGAAAGATGAACTCTGTGCAAgccacaaaatagagattaacgGCAGTAAAAAGTCTAGATCTGTCTGACACCTGAACATTCACCTTAAAGAAATACGGGTGCTCATATTGATGGCCATTTTCAAACACTTGTTGCTGACTGTCCATGTTTCAGGTCTCACTCAGATGTATTAAAGCCAATATGCAGCACATCACAGATTTCCTCACTTATGCTATGTGTACTTTAATCTGATTTATCCTCAAATACACATACTTATATTTTAGGCAGTACGACTAGGTCTCTTCCCTGCCCCAGCCTGTAAATGGCCAAAGGAGAAATTAATCCGCTTGTGCGCTGCACCTGTCTATATTTTCAGTCAGCACATGTACATAAAGTATATCTAATTGGTCCATAGGGCTGGTCCCCATCATCCAAGGCTTTAGTGCTGCAATACAGAGGATTGTAAAAGGATGATGGTCACATCAAGGTGACTGGTAGGGTATACTGGTAGGTCCCATGCACCCTAAATTAAACTAcccagaggaggacactggctgcggggacgctggatctcaggggaaatcaaatgaattttttttttcttgttttcccgtgcggaaaacctggtgcgtcttatagtccggagcgtctaatggtccgaaaaatacggtactcagTTTTTGTACTGTAATAGCTATGCGCATTGCTGCTATCCAAGACTATTTGATTCTGGAGTGTCTGCTGCTTCACTCTGGATTCACCTGCCAATCACTATTTCACTATCCAACATAACTGAAATCAACAGGGGGGGTCCCATTAAAGCTATACTTAGCTTTTTGCCTTGTACTGTTAAACATTTTGTTGAATCTTTGTAAGTGCTCTTTATACTAGCTGATGCCTGTTATGTCTGCCTCGTGCCTGTCCACTTTCAATTCCTTTTAACTTTACCCTACTTTGTACACTTAAAGAACTGCTTATCTTTCAGAAATACAATGAAGATGAGCCGCTTTTTGCTAGCACCCTACTGGGTCCGTCTTATGATGAGCTTGATATAATTGTGGACCACTGTCTTCTGCCAGAACTAAATGTCGGAGACTGGCTTGTGTTCGAGAACATGGGCTCCGGTACAGTTAGCGAACAGTCTGCATTTGCAGATTTTGAACGGCCGTCCCTGTATAACTTCATGTCATTCAGTGACTGGTAAGTTTGTTGATTAAACTATTCTAGAACAGGGTTACCAAATAAACAGGACACAGAAATAGCCATTTCATTCTACATTGCAAATTAACATGCCCACATTCTCCTCATGTAAATAAACATTGGATCGGGATCGTTGGTGGTCTCATTAAAGACAAAATTGTCCATAGGTACACATTAATTTATTtgatttcagctttttccagcgaTGCTTGCCCTAGTGCAGTCTGAATGTTAATGCAGCCTGCTTGGATATGTATTTCCCCCAGGCCCACCTCCAATTAAGACATTTTTATAATTGCTTAGTTCCTCCTAAGAGCCATCCCACTGCTTGCATATAGGCTTTGGCCTCCTGGAGCAGTACTGAGACGGGAGCAGTTTTCAGGAAGTTATGTACGGAACCCAGTCACTTCCTTACTCTAGGCTGTGCTCTGActacattgcatagagaagcacagaaacTGATGCCGtcactaaatgtaaaatagttatataaaaaaataggttaaTGAAGGTGCAAAGATGATACCAAGGTACCAGATATGGGCAGATTAGACTACTTCCATTGTATTTGCTGTTCCCTCATACTCATACTAAGCTTTCTGTCCCTAGGTATGAGATTCAGGATGCTGGGCTTGTATCGGACGCCTTGATGAGAAGCCTCTGTGTGCCTTGTTTTCAGTTTGGTGATGACAGTTTCTCCACAGCAGCTTAATCATAAGACTTCATTCAAATGAAATCTCTACAGGTACAAGTCTTCAGCTTGCCTGGTCAACATTCCAGACTGGAAGAACCGGAGTTCACCTCATTTCAAAACTTGAAGTTCagtgtgtagaaataaaaatgggACCAGGCAAAAGCAGCTAGAAGTAATTCACTGGGGCGAGAATTAGATATGTCTGCATTTTCTGTGTGCCAGCTTTCTCCATCCCCTGCTCAAGTCCAATATGCAACAAAATGGATGACTTAGTTGAGATGGAAGCCATGACCTGGGTTCCTTGTAAGAGTTTACATAAGTACACAGTTTTTATACTAAGGATTCCTGTTAGTCTTGTAAATTTATTGTCTCCTCCAGTATAACACGTCTTTGAAAGACCAGTGTGTTAACTTAGGTATGTCTAGTGTGTGTAGATTGTGTAAATTTGTGCTTCGACCAgtagtttaataaatgtaaattgcatcatatttttattttttccccttattttGTCCCCAAACTGATCGTAACATGATTGCAATAAACTTTTGTGTAGAACCTATggctttttttctacatttgtttgcaaaaagATCTCTTGATTAGGTTTTGTGAAGTGTGTGCGTTTTTAATGgaggtgtattaaaaaaaactggttgGAAAACATTAACACCTCTGGGCAGCGCCTTGGTGTTGTCACTGAGGTGGAGACACATTCTGTATTAGAGGTGAATGCATGAAATCATTAGTGATTCAGATGTGAATGATCCTTTACTATCCATGCGGGTAAGTAGACAGGGAATTTATTATTAACTTGCTAGGTAAGTAATCTGTAACTTAAAAAAGCCCCATACACATCAGATGAGTCACCTGGCCCTGGATTGCAGCCTAAAGCTCTGCCTGAGTGAATCTTCGTCTTGAGGATATTCTTGAGCCCTTTGTTAAGCTTAACTGCAGATGGGGAAATATATGAAATGACAAACAGTCTTACCTTTgggaagagagggagggagcAAAGTTCCCCCATGTGACGtcataccagaacctgcccaatctcccattgcaggctcagacctttgGGTGGGTTCTGTTCAGAGACACGACACGACACgacccgccctgagcctacaatccttACAGGAGGACGTGGtctgcaccggccagagccgtggaccatcgCTGGTCTTGTGGGTTTCCTGGGTGGCTTAAAaagctgtctaaaaaaaaaaaaaatgtacagtgccACCATTAGTGTATGATTTACACAAATCAAGCATGTGATTAACTTCAACACATTTCTTAGATAAGTATAAACATTTAGCCTGAGACACTAAAAATGAGTTGCAAACTAGTGATATGTGGGAAGCCTCAGGAACCACAAAGCAGCCAACTTCAGTCTTATATTAGGAATAGGCTAGCACCTCTGAAGTATCTTCTGTCTGCCTCATTGTAGAGCTTTGCTCTCGATTTCTGTCTGTTCCCCCTCTTTTCCTGATCTGGTGGTTACAGGAAAGTGACAACTTCtatataaaaattagttttaatgcTATAGATTAAATGTAAATCAGAGCTAGAGATTCAGCAACAACTGGGAGCATTGCTTTGTTGGGGGGAACCCTGTGGTGGTGTTTGTTGTACTTTATCAGGTTGCTCAGTAGGTTCATGGTGCTTATGACATGTAAACATTTAATAGGATAATATTGATGGTTTACCTGTCTGTGCACGCATGGATCGTTCCTATGATTATGACATTGCCATTGTGGTCCAAAATCCTCTTTGAACAAAGTTGGCCTTTGCCCTGATTTCTGAAGGATAAAAGCTGTAAGTAAAAGGACTTTGTTCAGCAAGGTTTACTTGTACACTGGCCACATAAACATTGTCCTTTCATAAAATCAGCTTGTTAACAATTTTCTGAATGGACTAATTATTCACTTACAGGCCTTTGGCACAGCTACATGTCCTATGATTTGCTTCAGCTCACAGCTGCTAGCCATTCCATCACTTTCTCATCTTCATTGAGTATCCCTCCGCCTTGCAGAAAGTATGCATTGTTGATGTAGTAGTGACATCCTGCTGGATGAGGATAGTCTGGGGCCCTCGTGCACCTCCTTATATCTGCCCATGCTGCTTCATGCATTTCACCACCTGGCTCTTGGTTGTAGATTTTTCTGTAGCTAAGCCACATGGTCAGTGTGGATGTACAATTGGTTGGCTCCCTAGAAAATGAAATACTACATTAGTTCTTgggatatttttaataaatgtgtagttTTTAAACCTGTAatgatgagttaaaaaaaaaaaaagtgctgatgcTTTAAATTGTCTTTTATGGGCTCTGGCAATCTGAAGCTTGCAGACAATATTGCACCATC
This window harbors:
- the AZIN1 gene encoding antizyme inhibitor 1, whose protein sequence is MKGFNEDANYSIGLLDDTTTPKDVINNYIYEHTLAGKNAFFVADLGKIVKKHIEWQNTMGHIKPFYTVKCNSSPAVLELLSALGVGFVCANKNELTTVYDLGISMENVIYTSPCKQVAQIKHAAKLGVNIMTCDNESELKKIARNHPSAKLLLHIATEGICGDGEMNMVFGSTLKNCRHLLECAKECGVQVIGVMFHVSSSTRDPQAYTHALSDARCVFDMAAEFGFKMNLLNIGGFSGNEFQLEELYHAVSPLLSAYFPEESGIRVIAEPGSYYVSSAFTLAVNIIAKKVVEHEQHLSGGKQISTKSAFIYCLNDGVYGSFSSKLSESLNTAPMVHKKYNEDEPLFASTLLGPSYDELDIIVDHCLLPELNVGDWLVFENMGSGTVSEQSAFADFERPSLYNFMSFSDWYEIQDAGLVSDALMRSLCVPCFQFGDDSFSTAA